In one window of Candidatus Hydrogenedens sp. DNA:
- a CDS encoding secretin N-terminal domain-containing protein: protein MQKRLFYSPNCQKIIIHYHFRNKIKLVSILFCILLLNILSYSQNNYANYIYWVEQDNSSIFKISPNTDISYFISENKEANEIKLKLIFPEKTDITNITNEILSHTPNSVRATCTNVDSESLEYTFTCQNTQSYEIQKGETGLSIIFKKDHNPNTETHTDINRVIEDIQLLIAKNKPLQDEKLNTLNNTISKLRVENELKLSKQVSPALLLHEPQQAFAQDTDVTGTQSLSVGNVGNPERKIEIREAEAVEEQKPAPAQEQEEPEVKNATEEEQKEETPKQEQKTEEAKPEEESVTPPMPREEAPKQSIDTTAQITRELRQLESAEEDTTNQIVSIEQKEKPSQEIAKTPETKPIEEKSLSAEDVKIKPSPKGLDTITDFQCEEMPLSKLVPLLAYKAGINVIAGTDLKGNVTMSLKQVTLRKAIEAALRMNGLGLLQEENIYRIVPYEDAIAGDRSTTIVRLQNAKATEIKKVLDEISKGTKWSEFITISANDTTNVVIVSGPEEHIQGLAQMAKELDIEKPVIPTQTVTIKLNYADPEELAKSLQKILTPKTGNVSADPRARNIIVTDIPVVIEQVKEIVKDLDMPVKQVLIDTMVVDATLNDEAQTGIDWLLKSVRDQSWRDFVMYGPEGRKIGNLQQLDLAGTATTSDMIGNLTFNILTNEIDWKGVIKAQIQNRNGHLISNPVVATIENKPATITISQEIPYIDLSQTSQGGALTNTRFKQIGTVLEVTPRVTHDNHVIVDIKGKESTIVGEFNGVPIEDLRQVSSTLHINSGQTIFVGGLRKRNDSTTVQKMPILGDIPVLNVVFRTNQRKAQINELLIFLTCSVLEQELPELTPEQKETYDGAKEAPMNANIGKYIGNDIIRPNESSIPPYKWKRVKKEQ from the coding sequence ATGCAAAAAAGGCTTTTCTATTCACCAAATTGTCAAAAAATTATTATTCATTACCATTTTAGAAATAAGATAAAATTGGTAAGTATTCTTTTCTGCATTTTACTCTTAAATATATTATCTTATTCACAAAATAATTATGCTAACTATATCTATTGGGTTGAACAGGATAATAGTTCAATATTTAAGATTAGCCCAAATACAGATATATCGTATTTTATATCTGAAAATAAAGAGGCAAATGAAATTAAACTTAAACTCATTTTCCCTGAAAAAACAGATATAACAAACATAACTAATGAAATACTTTCTCATACACCCAATTCAGTTCGCGCTACATGTACTAATGTTGATTCTGAAAGTTTAGAATATACATTTACCTGTCAAAACACACAAAGTTATGAAATCCAAAAAGGGGAAACAGGATTATCTATAATTTTCAAAAAAGATCACAATCCAAACACAGAAACACACACTGATATTAATCGTGTAATTGAAGATATCCAGCTCCTAATAGCAAAAAATAAACCTCTACAAGATGAAAAGTTGAACACACTCAACAATACTATTTCAAAATTAAGAGTAGAAAATGAATTAAAACTATCAAAGCAGGTCTCCCCTGCCCTTCTTCTACATGAACCACAACAAGCATTTGCTCAAGATACAGATGTAACAGGAACCCAATCACTTTCAGTAGGAAATGTAGGGAACCCCGAGAGAAAAATAGAAATCCGTGAAGCAGAAGCTGTTGAAGAACAGAAACCTGCCCCAGCACAAGAGCAAGAAGAACCTGAAGTAAAAAATGCCACAGAAGAAGAACAGAAAGAAGAGACCCCAAAACAGGAACAAAAAACAGAAGAAGCCAAACCTGAAGAAGAATCTGTTACACCTCCAATGCCCAGAGAGGAAGCTCCCAAACAATCCATAGACACTACTGCTCAAATTACACGGGAATTAAGACAGTTAGAGTCTGCGGAAGAGGACACAACTAATCAAATTGTCTCGATAGAACAAAAAGAAAAACCATCACAAGAAATAGCAAAAACACCGGAAACAAAACCTATAGAAGAAAAATCTTTGTCCGCTGAAGATGTGAAAATAAAGCCATCGCCTAAGGGATTAGATACGATTACGGACTTTCAATGCGAAGAAATGCCATTATCAAAATTGGTTCCTCTTTTAGCCTATAAGGCTGGTATTAACGTAATTGCAGGTACCGACCTTAAAGGAAATGTTACAATGAGCCTTAAACAGGTAACCCTTCGCAAAGCAATCGAAGCGGCTCTTAGAATGAATGGATTAGGATTACTTCAAGAAGAAAATATTTATAGAATTGTACCTTATGAAGATGCTATCGCAGGAGACAGAAGTACAACTATCGTTCGTTTACAAAATGCAAAAGCAACAGAAATAAAAAAAGTATTAGATGAAATATCCAAAGGTACAAAATGGAGTGAATTTATAACAATTAGTGCTAATGATACTACCAATGTTGTTATTGTTTCTGGTCCTGAAGAACATATTCAGGGACTTGCTCAAATGGCAAAAGAATTAGATATAGAAAAACCAGTTATCCCAACACAAACTGTTACCATTAAACTTAATTATGCTGACCCAGAAGAGTTAGCGAAATCCCTCCAAAAAATCCTTACTCCCAAAACGGGAAATGTATCTGCTGACCCAAGAGCAAGAAATATCATTGTAACAGATATTCCTGTTGTTATCGAACAAGTAAAGGAAATTGTAAAAGACCTTGATATGCCTGTCAAACAAGTTCTCATCGACACAATGGTTGTCGATGCTACACTAAATGATGAAGCACAAACAGGTATTGATTGGCTTTTAAAATCAGTTAGAGACCAAAGTTGGCGTGACTTCGTAATGTATGGTCCTGAAGGTCGTAAAATAGGAAATCTACAACAACTTGATTTAGCTGGTACTGCAACCACAAGTGACATGATAGGAAATTTAACCTTTAATATTTTAACAAACGAAATTGATTGGAAAGGCGTGATAAAGGCACAAATCCAGAACAGAAATGGTCACCTCATCTCAAATCCTGTTGTTGCAACAATTGAAAATAAACCTGCAACTATTACTATATCTCAGGAAATACCATACATTGACCTATCACAAACAAGTCAGGGTGGTGCTTTAACAAATACCCGATTCAAACAGATAGGAACTGTACTTGAAGTGACACCACGTGTTACTCATGATAACCACGTCATAGTGGATATAAAGGGTAAAGAAAGTACAATTGTCGGCGAATTTAATGGTGTACCGATTGAAGATCTGAGACAGGTCTCAAGTACACTCCATATTAATAGCGGACAAACCATATTTGTGGGGGGATTAAGAAAACGAAATGATAGTACAACTGTACAAAAAATGCCTATTCTCGGTGATATTCCCGTCCTGAATGTGGTCTTCAGAACAAATCAAAGAAAAGCACAAATCAATGAACTACTCATTTTCTTGACATGTTCGGTTTTAGAACAAGAATTGCCAGAATTAACACCTGAACAAAAAGAGACGTATGACGGTGCAAAAGAAGCCCCTATGAACGCCAATATTGGCAAATATATAGGCAACGACATTATACGACCCAACGAGTCATCAATCCCACCATATAAATGGAAGAGGGTTAAAAAAGAACAATAA
- the pilO gene encoding type 4a pilus biogenesis protein PilO, with product MIDLFRGKITLKDWAVLGIAIAIVIGLSIGAYLFLFIPQQNKITTIQNEIKDLEKKIRDAKETVKNYDKLQNQAKKMDNLVTLFNERLPEKREVPKLMKQFENMGDSLGLKTQLTPLPTTVDASKEVIPYQVVAKGSFHQIVAFINLLEKDQRYLKISDLDIGPEKEGICEAKFVLSTFRFVEQEDKGTQEQKKS from the coding sequence ATGATAGACCTATTTCGAGGCAAAATAACGTTAAAAGACTGGGCGGTATTAGGTATAGCCATTGCCATAGTCATTGGACTGAGTATTGGTGCATATCTCTTTCTATTTATCCCACAACAAAATAAAATTACTACAATACAAAATGAAATCAAAGATTTAGAAAAGAAAATTAGGGATGCGAAAGAGACAGTCAAAAACTATGACAAATTACAAAATCAAGCCAAAAAAATGGATAATTTAGTTACCCTGTTTAATGAACGACTGCCCGAAAAGCGAGAAGTCCCGAAACTTATGAAACAATTTGAAAATATGGGAGATAGTTTAGGATTAAAAACACAACTTACACCGTTACCAACAACGGTTGATGCATCCAAAGAAGTCATCCCTTATCAGGTTGTTGCTAAAGGCTCATTCCATCAAATAGTGGCATTTATAAATTTATTAGAAAAAGACCAACGATACCTAAAAATTTCCGACCTTGATATTGGACCCGAAAAAGAAGGTATTTGTGAAGCAAAATTTGTGCTAAGCACATTTCGTTTTGTTGAACAAGAAGATAAAGGAACCCAAGAACAGAAGAAGTCATAA